Proteins from a single region of Nerophis ophidion isolate RoL-2023_Sa linkage group LG08, RoL_Noph_v1.0, whole genome shotgun sequence:
- the mrtfab gene encoding myocardin related transcription factor Ab isoform X2, giving the protein MIMLDSNHCLSFEHSSLGSPPMGDDMEKAGVRMDHDRHVYHSLKEVLQLKLQQRRTREELVSQGIMPPLKSPAAFHEQRRSLERARTEDYLKRKIRSRPERSELVRMHILEETSAEPSLQAKQMQLKRARLADDLNDKISHRPGPIELVHKNILSVNCTEDHTPPDSPKGAGGESSSLDEDSSDALSPDQLTNHDSPLITVPQPSPFDVLTQNGDVSPKQFIPQPTPQSFSPPKVNGSDSPLLLKMTTGTTVTHRTSIGQFKSHSKTNSDRPALRSKKPKDNKPKVKKLKYHQYIPPDQKADKERPPQMDSSYAKLLKQQQLFLQLQILNQQQQHYNYHTILPAPPKPAAEQTLTTNPGPSPSRSVPTTTNNNATPRQGQGSVGGAKPATLPANLDELKVAELKQELKLRCLTVSGTKNDLIERLRNYQEQNGTSAAVTKNGILHPVHQGAASAANAAASAPNISADHQPAEGGFKVALSPLAQAFQGRVMRFGSTSSSPPVSPTPSERSLAGLSPDETSCNGDMFGEMVSSPLTQLTLHPSPQHPSNSSPLSQPVIPLKEENQSSSSFHRPFEAQQGVTMDTSSLDKDQMLHEKDKQIEELTRMLRQKQRLVETLRSQLEQGKTVGGPVSEHGERVDVKPPTLIKASAIQPPELPNGLLVKVKQEDETEEGMTGIKEEAQTKKVGQPMQCSQETLLRLQQINRLQVQQAEQQTHKMFEPKPNAQKQLEQKKVSQILLQQQQQLQQLIIQQTKQKNLQAQQRLAQQKLAQQRLAQQKLAQQRQQLLQQAQGKKNQTHQKSPVQLKQVQVQIHNETVASLKTGANQVQQRKQLKAQQRQHQKPHTTTVGTQQVAPVFINQQNGTQIHTQAISLDLLKASGTPTLVTDTNGNHYLIALSGHTTDDQHQKPLLAKASGRITLQRLQSTPSKLPSVESQSQEQKDSQQTKKEANLHVDTKDIPTAGLPVTAPPNLQPFFDDMSESKSQSSLLSSFKRERVCPSYDRHTLFTPPSPKPNTSLPTKRSKGNGVNSQQMDDLFDILLKSGEITGFKANPDPSLAPLHSDPPSPSSPLRLSPQRPLVESCTDGGGRLEDFLESTTGAPLLGVGLGGGLTLIDDLHSQMLSSTSILDHTPSPMDTSDMGFSPHSTGLDFGDPTLECMDWLDISMVGSADGGSGSGCEGEAKEGDGGTSLTPLAPHTPPSVFSADFLDSADLQLHWESCL; this is encoded by the exons ATGATTATGCTGGACAGCAACCATTGCCTGTCCTTTGAACATTCCTCATTGGGCTCTCCTCCAATGGGGGATGACATGGAAAAGGCAGGAGTAAGGATGGACCATGACAGACATGTCTATCACAGCTTGAAAGAAG TCCTTCAGCTCAAACTCCAACAGAGGCGAACGCGAGAGGAACTGGTCAGCCAAGGGATCATGCCAC CACTGAAGAGCCCGGCAGCCTTTCATGAACAGCGGCGGAGTTTGGAGCGAGCCAGA ACTGAAGATTATCTTAAGAGGAAGATCCGAAGTCGCCCAGAGCGCTCTGAGCTGGTCAGGATGCACATTCTAGAAG AGACATCGGCGGAGCCCTCCTTGCAGGCCAAGCAGATGCAGCTAAAGCGAGCTCGCCTGGCTGACGACCTCAACGACAAGATCTCGCACAGGCCAGGTCCCATCGAACTGGTGCACAAAAATATCCTGTCCGTCAACTGCACGGAGGACCACACGCCACCGG ATTCTCCTAAGGGAGCTGGAGGAGAAAGCTCTTCTTTGGATGAAGACAGCAGTGATGCACTGTCACCTGACCAGCTAACAAATCACGACTCTCCTCTAATCACTGTCCCGCAGCCGTCCCCCTTTGACGTACTGACGCAGAATGGAGACGTGTCTCCCAAGCAG TTTATTCCACAGCCCACTCCACAGTCTTTTTCCCCTCCCAAGGTGAATGGTTCGGACTCACCTTTACTTCTAAAAATGACAACAGGGACCACAGTAACCCATCGTACATCCATTGGCCAGTTCAAG TCTCACTCCAAGACAAATTCAGACCGTCCTGCGCTTAGATCGAAGAAACCGAAGGACAACAAACCCAAG GTGAAGAAGCTGAAGTACCACCAGTACATCCCTCCGGACCAGAAGGCAGACAAGGAGCGTCCGCCTCAGATGGACTCGTCTTACGCCAAGCTCCTCAAGCAGCAGCAACTCTTCTTGCAGCTGCAGATTCTCAACCAGCAACAACAGCACTACAACTACCACACCATCCTGCCAGCCCCACCAAA GCCAGCAGCAGAGCAGACCCTCACAACAAACCCTGGTCCTTCCCCCTCTCGCAGTGTTCCCACGACTACCAACAACAATGCAACTCCACGTCAGGGCCAAGGGTCAGTGGGGGGAGCCAAACCTGCCACTTTGCCTGCCAACCTGGATGAGTTAAAA GTGGCTGAATTGAAGCAGGAGCTGAAGTTGCGATGTTTGACCGTTTCCGGCACCAAAAACGATCTAATTGAGAGGCTTCGCAACTACCAAGAACAAAACGGCACCTCTGCAGCAGTTACTAAAAATGGCATATTGCATCCCGTCCATCAGGGCGCTGCCTCTGCTGCTAACGCGGCGGCGTCAGCGCCAAATATCAGCGCCGACCACCAGCCGGCTGAAGGAGGGTTTAAAGTTGCTCTTTCGCCACTGGCTCAGGCTTTTCAGGGTCGGGTTATGCGTTTTGGTAGCACCAGCTCCAGTCCCCCTGTGTCTCCTACGCCATCGGAGCGGTCGTTAGCGGGTTTGAGTCCGGATGAAACCAGCTGTAATGGAGACATGTTTGGAGAGATG GTGAGCTCTCCCCTGACTCAACTCACCCTCCATCCCTCTCCTCAACACCCATCCAACAGCTCTCCTCTGTCGCAACCGGTCATCCCGCTCAAAGAGGAAAACCAGAGTTCAAGCAGCTTTCACAGGCCTTTTGAGGCTCAACAAGGGGTCACCATGGACACTTCTTCCTTGGACAAAGACCAGATGCTCCATGAGAAGGACAAACAGATCGAAGAGTTGACCCGGATGCTGAGACAGAAGCAGAGGCTGGTGGAGACCCTCAGGTCCCAGCTAGAGCAGGGGAAGACGGTGGGGGGGCCCGTATCAGAGCATGGGGAAAGGGTAGATGTTAAACCCCCAACACTCATTAAAGCCTCAGCCATCCAACCCCCAGAGCTCCCCAATGGCCTCCTGGTGAAAGTGAAACAGGAGGATGAGACTGAGGAAGGCATGACGGGAATAAAGGAGGAGGCCCAAACTAAAAAAGTGGGCCAGCCGATGCAATGCTCGCAGGAGACTCTGCTCAGATTGCAGCAGATTAATCGACTGCAAGTCCAACAAGCCGAACAACAAACGCACAAAATGTTCGAGCCCAAACCGAACGCTCAGAAACAGCTAGAGCAGAAAAAGGTATCTCAAATCCTtctccagcagcagcagcaactgCAGCAGCTCATCATCCAACAAACCAAGCAGAAGAATCTGCAGGCCCAGCAAAGGTTAGCGCAGCAGAAACTGGCCCAGCAAAGGTTAGCGCAGCAGAAACTGGCCCAGCAAAGGCAGCAGCTGTTGCAACAAGCTCAAGGGAAGAAAAACCAAACCCATCAGAAGAGTCCAGTTCAGCTGAAGCAGGTTCAGGTGCAGATCCACAACGAGACGGTGGCCAGCCTGAAGACTGGAGCTAACCAAGTCCAACAGAGGAAACAGCTGAAGGCTCAACAAAGGCAGCACCAGAAACCGCACACGACAACTGTGGGCACACAGCAG GTGGCGCCTGTCTTCATCAACCAACAGAATGGTACTCAGATTCACACTCAGGCTATTTCACTAGACCTCCTTAAGGCCAGCGGCACGCCAACGCTGGTGACTGACACCAACGGCAACCACTACTTGATCGCTCTCTCCGGCCACACCACAGATGACCAACACCAAAAGCCTTTGCTGGCCAAAGCCAGCGGTCGCATCACGCTGCAG AGGTTGCAGTCAACTCCAAGCAAGCTCCCCAGTGTTGAGAGCCAATCACAAGAGCAGAAAGACAGCCAGCAAACCAAAAAG GAAGCGAACCTCCACGTTGACACCAAAGACATCCCAACAGCAGGCTTGCCCGTCACAGCCCCACCCAATCTGCAGCCTTTCTTCGATGACATGTCGGAGAGCAAAAGCCAAAGCAGCCTGCTCTCCTCCTTCAAG AGAGAGCGAGTGTGTCCGTCTTATGACCGACACACTCTGTTTACTCCTCCCTCTCCCAAACCCAACACTTCTCTTCCCACCAAGCGCTCCAAA GGGAATGGTGTCAATAGTCAGCAGATGGACGACCTCTTTGACATCCTGCTCAAGAGTGGAG AAATCACAGGTTTTAAGGCCAACCCGGACCCGTCCCTTGCCCCTTTGCATTCAGACCCGCCCTCCCCTTCGTCCCCTCTCCGCCTTTCCCCTCAACGCCCCCTGGTGGAGTCCTGCACAGACGGTGGCGGGCGCCTGGAGGACTTCCTGGAGAGCACCACGGGGGCCCCGTTGCTGGGCGTGGGGCTGGGCGGCGGCCTGACGCTCATCGACGACCTCCACAGCCAAATGCTGAGCAGCACCAGCATCCTGGACCACACTCCATCCCCCATGGACACGTCCGACATGGGCTTCTCCCCGCACTCCACGGGGCTGGACTTCGGGGACCCCACTCTTGAATGCATGGACTGGCTGGACATCTCCATGGTGGGCAGCGCCGACGGCGGGAGTGGCAGCGGCTGTGAAGGGGAAGCCAAGGAGGGAGACGGAGGGACAAGCTTAACCCCGCTGGCGCCGCACACGCCGCCCAGCGTCTTCTCTGCAGACTTCCTGGACAGCGCAGACCTGCAGCTGCATTGGGAGTCCTGTCTGTAG